A single genomic interval of Lathyrus oleraceus cultivar Zhongwan6 chromosome 7, CAAS_Psat_ZW6_1.0, whole genome shotgun sequence harbors:
- the LOC127106338 gene encoding root phototropism protein 3 isoform X1 has protein sequence MSMWESEGVTPNGREYGGDVLTSTKHGVKIEGFYQRANSWYVSADIPSDLHVQIGEANFYLHKYPLLSRSGKLNRMLYDSREPELNKIAMDDLPGGPEAFELAAKFCYGVAIDLTASNISGLRCASEYLEMTEDLEEGNLIFKTEAFLSYVVLSSWRDSIIVLKNSEKLSPWAENLQIVRRCSESIAWKACANPKGIRWSYTGRAQKVSSPSWNEMKDSSPSRNQLVPPDWWFEDVSILRIDHFVRVITAIKVKGMRFELIGAGIMHYATKWLPGLAANETSIQGEETSINSSSSFSSGGDNGSWKGGLHMIVAGTRDETSSLQTKDQRMVIESLISIIPPQKDSVSCSFLLRLLRMANMLKVAHALITDLEKRVGMQFEQATLSDLLIPCYDKSETKFDVDLVQRLLEHFLIQEQTEGCSPSRQTFSDHKHVGSNLNAKARVARLVDSYLTEVSRDRNLSLTKFQVLAEALPESARVSDDGLYRAIDSYLKAHPTLTEHERKRLCRVMDCQKLSIDACMHAAQNERLPLRVVVQVLFSEQIKISNALANNSSLKSGGGGGGGGVESQYQPMVTNRKTLLEGTPQSFQEGWTTAKKDINTLKFELESVKTKYLELQHDMENLQKNFDKVMKQKHTSAWTSGWKKLSKLTKITNGENHDIGNHIPTSEEQIKKNARRWRNSIS, from the exons CATGTGGGAATCAGAAGGTGTAACACCAAATGGAAGGGAATATGGAGGTGATGTTCTTACCTCAACCAAACATGGTGTTAAGATTGAAGGCTTTTATCAAAGAGCCAACTCTTG GTATGTTTCTGCTGATATTCCAAGTGATCTTCATGTCCAAATTGGTGAAGCCAACTTCTACTTGCACAAG TATCCTTTGCTATCTAGAAGTGGAAAGCTGAACAGAATGCTATATGATTCTCGCGAGCCCGAGTTGAATAAGATAGCCATGGATGATCTACCGGGAGGGCCTGAAGCTTTTGAACTTGCAGCCAAATTCTGCTATGGAGTTGCCATTGATTTGACAGCAAGCAACATTTCTGGCCTAAGATGTGCTTCTGAGTATCTTGAAATGACTGAGGATCTAGAAGAAGGGAATCTTATATTCAAAACCGAAGCTTTTCTTAGCTATGTTGTTTTGTCTTCGTGGAGAGACTCTATCATCGTGTTGAAGAACTCGGAGAAGTTGTCACCGTGGGCAGAAAATCTTCAAATCGTTCGAAGATGCAGCGAGTCTATCGCTTGGAAAGCTTGTGCTAATCCAAAAGGAATAAGGTGGTCGTATACCGGAAGGGCACAGAAAGTTTCAAGCCCGAGTTGGAACGAAATGAAAGACTCGAGCCCGAGTAGGAACCAACTGGTTCCTCCTGATTGGTGGTTTGAAGATGTTTCGATCCTTAGGATTGATCACTTTGTCAGAGTCATTACTGCTATTAAGGTGAAAGGTATGAGATTCGAACTGATCGGCGCTGGGATAATGCATTATGCAACTAAATGGCTACCAGGATTGGCGGCGAACGAGACTTCAATCCAAGGAGAGGAAACAAGCATCAACAGTAGTAGTAGTTTTAGTAGCGGCGGCGATAATGGTAGCTGGAAAGGTGGACTTCATATGATTGTTGCTGGAACTAGAGATGAAACTTCAAGTCTTCAAACTAAGGATCAAAGGATGGTTATTGAAAGTCTCATCAGCATAATTCCGCCGCAGAAAGACAGCGTCTCGTGTAGCTTCCTTCTCAGGCTTCTGAGAATGGCAAACATGTTAAAG GTTGCGCACGCATTGATTACTGATTTAGAGAAAAGAGTTGGAATGCAATTCGAGCAAGCTACACTTTCCGATCTTCTAATTCCTTGCTACGATAAAAGCGAGACTAAGTTTGATGTGGATCTTGTTCAGAGGCTTTTGGAGCATTTTCTTATTCAAGAACAAACTGAAGGTTGTAGTCCAAGTAGACAAACCTTTTCTGATCACAAGCATGTTGGAAGTAACTTGAATGCCAAGGCAAGAGTGGCAAGACTTGTGGACAGTTATCTTACAGAGGTATCTAGAGATAGGAACCTTTCATTGACAAAGTTTCAGGTTCTCGCCGAAGCTTTACCTGAATCGGCTCGAGTTTCTGATGATGGACTATACCGAGCTATCGATTCATATCTCAAG GCACATCCTACGCTAACCGAGCACGAAAGGAAACGGCTCTGTCGCGTAATGGATTGTCAAAAACTCTCCATCGACGCGTGCATGCACGCTGCTCAAAACGAAAGGCTTCCGTTAAGGGTAGTAGTGCAAGTTCTATTCTCTGAGCAAATCAAGATAAGCAATGCACTAGCCAACAACAGTTCTCTAAAAAGCGGCGGTGGAGGCGGAGGCGGAGGCGTTGAATCTCAGTACCAACCAATGGTAACAAACAGGAAGACGCTTCTCGAAGGGACGCCGCAATCGTTCCAAGAAGGATGGACAACAGCTAAGAAAGACATTAACACACTAAAGTTTGAACTCGAGAGTGTTAAAACAAAGTACTTGGAGCTTCAACATGATATGGAAAATCTGCAGAAGAATTTTGATAAAGTGATGAAGCAAAAACACACATCAGCTTGGACTAGTGGGTGGAAGAAACTGAGCAAACTCACAAAAATCACAAATGGAGAGAATCATGATATTGGTAATCACATTCCAACTTCTGAAGAACAGATAAAAAAGAATGCTAGAAGGTGGAGAAACTCAATATCTTGA
- the LOC127106338 gene encoding root phototropism protein 3 isoform X2, translated as MWESEGVTPNGREYGGDVLTSTKHGVKIEGFYQRANSWYVSADIPSDLHVQIGEANFYLHKYPLLSRSGKLNRMLYDSREPELNKIAMDDLPGGPEAFELAAKFCYGVAIDLTASNISGLRCASEYLEMTEDLEEGNLIFKTEAFLSYVVLSSWRDSIIVLKNSEKLSPWAENLQIVRRCSESIAWKACANPKGIRWSYTGRAQKVSSPSWNEMKDSSPSRNQLVPPDWWFEDVSILRIDHFVRVITAIKVKGMRFELIGAGIMHYATKWLPGLAANETSIQGEETSINSSSSFSSGGDNGSWKGGLHMIVAGTRDETSSLQTKDQRMVIESLISIIPPQKDSVSCSFLLRLLRMANMLKVAHALITDLEKRVGMQFEQATLSDLLIPCYDKSETKFDVDLVQRLLEHFLIQEQTEGCSPSRQTFSDHKHVGSNLNAKARVARLVDSYLTEVSRDRNLSLTKFQVLAEALPESARVSDDGLYRAIDSYLKAHPTLTEHERKRLCRVMDCQKLSIDACMHAAQNERLPLRVVVQVLFSEQIKISNALANNSSLKSGGGGGGGGVESQYQPMVTNRKTLLEGTPQSFQEGWTTAKKDINTLKFELESVKTKYLELQHDMENLQKNFDKVMKQKHTSAWTSGWKKLSKLTKITNGENHDIGNHIPTSEEQIKKNARRWRNSIS; from the exons ATGTGGGAATCAGAAGGTGTAACACCAAATGGAAGGGAATATGGAGGTGATGTTCTTACCTCAACCAAACATGGTGTTAAGATTGAAGGCTTTTATCAAAGAGCCAACTCTTG GTATGTTTCTGCTGATATTCCAAGTGATCTTCATGTCCAAATTGGTGAAGCCAACTTCTACTTGCACAAG TATCCTTTGCTATCTAGAAGTGGAAAGCTGAACAGAATGCTATATGATTCTCGCGAGCCCGAGTTGAATAAGATAGCCATGGATGATCTACCGGGAGGGCCTGAAGCTTTTGAACTTGCAGCCAAATTCTGCTATGGAGTTGCCATTGATTTGACAGCAAGCAACATTTCTGGCCTAAGATGTGCTTCTGAGTATCTTGAAATGACTGAGGATCTAGAAGAAGGGAATCTTATATTCAAAACCGAAGCTTTTCTTAGCTATGTTGTTTTGTCTTCGTGGAGAGACTCTATCATCGTGTTGAAGAACTCGGAGAAGTTGTCACCGTGGGCAGAAAATCTTCAAATCGTTCGAAGATGCAGCGAGTCTATCGCTTGGAAAGCTTGTGCTAATCCAAAAGGAATAAGGTGGTCGTATACCGGAAGGGCACAGAAAGTTTCAAGCCCGAGTTGGAACGAAATGAAAGACTCGAGCCCGAGTAGGAACCAACTGGTTCCTCCTGATTGGTGGTTTGAAGATGTTTCGATCCTTAGGATTGATCACTTTGTCAGAGTCATTACTGCTATTAAGGTGAAAGGTATGAGATTCGAACTGATCGGCGCTGGGATAATGCATTATGCAACTAAATGGCTACCAGGATTGGCGGCGAACGAGACTTCAATCCAAGGAGAGGAAACAAGCATCAACAGTAGTAGTAGTTTTAGTAGCGGCGGCGATAATGGTAGCTGGAAAGGTGGACTTCATATGATTGTTGCTGGAACTAGAGATGAAACTTCAAGTCTTCAAACTAAGGATCAAAGGATGGTTATTGAAAGTCTCATCAGCATAATTCCGCCGCAGAAAGACAGCGTCTCGTGTAGCTTCCTTCTCAGGCTTCTGAGAATGGCAAACATGTTAAAG GTTGCGCACGCATTGATTACTGATTTAGAGAAAAGAGTTGGAATGCAATTCGAGCAAGCTACACTTTCCGATCTTCTAATTCCTTGCTACGATAAAAGCGAGACTAAGTTTGATGTGGATCTTGTTCAGAGGCTTTTGGAGCATTTTCTTATTCAAGAACAAACTGAAGGTTGTAGTCCAAGTAGACAAACCTTTTCTGATCACAAGCATGTTGGAAGTAACTTGAATGCCAAGGCAAGAGTGGCAAGACTTGTGGACAGTTATCTTACAGAGGTATCTAGAGATAGGAACCTTTCATTGACAAAGTTTCAGGTTCTCGCCGAAGCTTTACCTGAATCGGCTCGAGTTTCTGATGATGGACTATACCGAGCTATCGATTCATATCTCAAG GCACATCCTACGCTAACCGAGCACGAAAGGAAACGGCTCTGTCGCGTAATGGATTGTCAAAAACTCTCCATCGACGCGTGCATGCACGCTGCTCAAAACGAAAGGCTTCCGTTAAGGGTAGTAGTGCAAGTTCTATTCTCTGAGCAAATCAAGATAAGCAATGCACTAGCCAACAACAGTTCTCTAAAAAGCGGCGGTGGAGGCGGAGGCGGAGGCGTTGAATCTCAGTACCAACCAATGGTAACAAACAGGAAGACGCTTCTCGAAGGGACGCCGCAATCGTTCCAAGAAGGATGGACAACAGCTAAGAAAGACATTAACACACTAAAGTTTGAACTCGAGAGTGTTAAAACAAAGTACTTGGAGCTTCAACATGATATGGAAAATCTGCAGAAGAATTTTGATAAAGTGATGAAGCAAAAACACACATCAGCTTGGACTAGTGGGTGGAAGAAACTGAGCAAACTCACAAAAATCACAAATGGAGAGAATCATGATATTGGTAATCACATTCCAACTTCTGAAGAACAGATAAAAAAGAATGCTAGAAGGTGGAGAAACTCAATATCTTGA